Proteins from a genomic interval of Panthera uncia isolate 11264 chromosome C1 unlocalized genomic scaffold, Puncia_PCG_1.0 HiC_scaffold_4, whole genome shotgun sequence:
- the RORC gene encoding LOW QUALITY PROTEIN: nuclear receptor ROR-gamma (The sequence of the model RefSeq protein was modified relative to this genomic sequence to represent the inferred CDS: deleted 1 base in 1 codon), giving the protein MRDQGPGQSQRGEQAGEGRVRGQEADKAPGLTSRSFFLPAQIEVIPCKICGDRSSGIHYGVITCEGCKGFFRRSQQCNVVYSCTRQQNCPIDRTSRNRCQHCRLQKCLALGMSRDAVKFGRMSKKQRDSLHAEVQKQLQRQQQQQRGQVAKTPPAGGQGADALACPVGLPDGQLPLGSSPDLPEASACPPGLLRAPGSGPSCPSSLAKAGPNGASYHLGHSPERGKAEARDGFYGTGSQLPPDTCRLHFEDPRHPGLEEPGQGPDSYCSPSFHSTPEVPYASLTETEHLVQNVCKSYRETCQLRLEDLLRQRPNIFSREEVAGYQRKSMWEMWERCAHRLTEAIQYVVEFAKRLSGFMELCQNDQIVLLKAGAMEVVLVRMCRAYNADNHTVFFEGKYGGTELFRALGCGELISSIFDFSRSLSTLRFSEDEIALYTALVLINANRPGLQEKRKVEQLQHNLELAFHHHLYKTHRQGILAKLPPKGKLRSLCSQHVEKLQTFQHLHPIVVQAAFPPLYKELFSTEIESPKGCPSDPEEGLLFPSLEPAGPRPSPPPTLTFFFPML; this is encoded by the exons ATGCGTGACCAGGGCCCAGGCCAGAGCCAGAG AGGGGAACAAGCTGGAGAAGGGCGAgtgagggggcaggaggcagatAAGGCTCCTGGGCTGACCTcccgttctttctttcttccagcaCAAATTGAAGTGATTCCTTGCAAAATTTGTGGGGACAGGTCATCTGGGATCCACTACGGGGTTATCACCTGTGAGGGGTGCAAG GGTTTCTTCCGCCGGAGCCAGCAGTGTAACGTGGTCTACTCCTGCACCCGCCAGCAGAACTGCCCCATCGACCGTACCAGCCGAAACCGGTGCCAGCACTGCCGGCTGCAGAAATGCCTGGCACTGGGCATGTCCCGAGATG CTGTCAAGTTTGGCCGCATGTCCAAGAAGCAGAGGGACAGCCTGCATGCCGAGGTGCAGAAACAACTACAGcggcagcaacagcagcagcggGGACAAGTGGCCAAGACCCCGCCAGCGGGGGGCCAGGGAGCAGATGCCCTCGCGTGCCCCGTGGGGCTCCCAGATGGGCAGCTGCCCCTGGGCTCTTCGCCTGACCTGCCTGAGGCCTCAGCCTGCCCCCCCGGCCTTCTGAGAGCCCCAGGCTCTggtccctcctgccccagcagccTGGCCAAGGCGGGGCCCAACGGGGCCTCATACCACCTGGGACACAGCCCCGAGCGGGGCAAGGCCGAGGCCAGAGACGGCTTCTATGGCACAGGCAGCCAGCTGCCCCCTGACACATGTAGGCTTCATTTCGAGGACCCCAGGCATCCTGGGCTTGAGGAACCAGGACAGGGCCCAGACAGCTACTGCAGCCCCAGCTTCCACAGCACCCCAGAGGTGCCCTATGCCTCCCTGACAGAGACTG AGCACCTGGTGCAGAACGTTTGTAAGTCCTACCGAGAGACATGTCAGCTGCGACTGGAGGACCTGCTACGACAGCGCCCTAACATCTTCTCCCGGGAGGAGGTGGCTGGCTACCAGAGGAAG TCAATGTGGGAGATGTGGGAACGCTGTGCCCACCGCCTCACTGAGGCCATTCAGTACGTGGTGGAGTTCGCTAAGAGGCTCTCAGGCTTTATGGAGCTCTGCCAGAATGACCAGATTGTGCTTCTCAAAGCAG GAGCAATGGAAGTGGTCCTGGTCAGGATGTGCCGGGCCTACAACGCTGACAACCACACAGTCTTTTTCGAAGGCAAATACGGAGGCACGGAGCTGTTCCGAGCCTTGG GCTGTGGGGAGCTCATCAGCTCCATCTTTGACTTCTCCCGCTCCCTGAGCACATTGCGCTTTTCTGAGGATGAGATTGCTCTCTACACAGCCCTCGTGCTCATCAACGCCA ACCGGCCAGGGCtccaagaaaagaggaaagtagAGCAGCTGCAGCACAACCTGGAGCTGGCTTTCCATCACCATCTCTACAAGACCCACCGCCAAGGTATCCTGGCCAAG CTGCCACCCAAGGGGAAGCTTCGGAGCCTGTGTAGCCAGCACGTGGAAAAGCTGCAAACCTTCCAGCATCTGCACCCCATCGTGGTCCAGGCTGCTTTCCCTCCACTCTACAAGGAACTCTTCAGCACTGAAATTGAGTCACCT AAGGGCTGTCCGAGTGACCCAGAGGAGGGACTGCTTTTCCCTTCTCTGGAGCCCGCTGGCCCTCGCCCCAGCCCTCCTCCTACCCTCACCTTTTTCTTTCCTATGCTCTGA
- the LINGO4 gene encoding leucine-rich repeat and immunoglobulin-like domain-containing nogo receptor-interacting protein 4, whose translation MGPAPKQAWPPWPPLLFLLLLSGGSCGGCPAVCDCASQPRAVLCPLRRLEAVPGGLPADTELLDLSGNRLWGLQRGMLSRLGLLQELDLSYNQLSTLEPGAFYGLQSLLTLRLQGNRLRIMGPGVFSGLSALTLLDLRLNHIVLFLDGAFGELGSLRQLEVGDNHLVFVAPGALAGLAQLSTLTLERCNLSTVPGLALARLPALVALRLRELDIGRLPAGALRGLGQLKELEIHSWPSLGALEPGSLAGLNLSNLAITRCNLSTVPCQALRHLSFLRVLDLSQNPISAIPARSLSPLVRLQELRLAGACLTSIAAHAFQGLTAFHLLDVADNALQTLEETAFPSPDQLVTLRLSGNPLACDCRLLWLLRLRRRLDFGVAPPACASPRHMQGKSLREFSDILPPGHFTCQPALIRKSGPRWVIAEEGGQAVFSCSGDGDPAPTVSWRRPQGPWLGRAGRVRVLEDGTLEIRSVQLQDRGAYVCVVSNVAGNDSLRTWLEVLQVEPPNGTLSDPNITMPGIPRPFFLDSRGVAMVLAVGFLPFLTSVTLCFGLIALWSKGKGRVKHHMTFDFVAPRPSGDKNSGGNRVTAKLF comes from the coding sequence ATGGGTCCAGCTCCAAAGCAAGCCTGGCCCCCATGGCCCCCTCTCCTGTTCCTGCTCCTCCTGTCTGGAGGCAGTTGTGGTGGGTGCCCTGCCGTGTGTGACTGTGCCTCCCAGCCCCGGGCAGTGCTCTGCCCCCTTCGGCGACTGGAGGCTGTGCCTGGGGGACTCCCGGCGGACACTGAGCTCCtggacctgagtggaaatcgcCTGTGGGGGCTTCAGCGCGGAATGCTCTCCCGCCTGGGCCTGCTCCAGGAACTGGACCTCAGCTACAACCAGCTGTCCACCCTTGAGCCTGGGGCCTTCTATGGCCTCCAAAGCCTCCTGACCCTGAGGCTGCAGGGCAACCGGCTGCGAATCATGGGGCCTGGGGTCTTTTCAGGCCTGTCTGCCCTCACGCTGCTCGACCTCCGCCTCAACCACATTGTCCTCTTCCTTGACGGAGCCTTTGGGGAGCTGGGCAGCCTCCGGCAGCTGGAGGTGGGGGACAACCACCTGGTGTTCGTGGCTCCAGGGGCGTTGGCAGGGCTGGCCCAGCTGAGCACCCTCACCCTGGAACGCTGCAAcctcagcacagtgcccggcCTGGCCCTGGCCCGCCTCCCAGCACTAGTGGCCCTGAGGCTTCGAGAACTGGATATTGGGAGGCTGCCAGCTGGGGCACTACGGGGGCTGGGGCAGCTAAAGGAGCTGGAGATCCACTCCTGGCCATCTCTGGGGGCTCTggagcctgggagcctggctGGGCTCAATCTTAGCAACCTGGCCATCACCCGCTGCAATCTGAGCACAGTACCCTGCCAAGCGCTCCGCCACCTGAGCTTCCTCAGGGTCCTGGATCTGTCTCAGAACCCCATCTCAGCCATCCCCGCCCGAAGCCTCAGTCCCCTGGTGCGGCTGCAGGAGCTCCGGCTGGCAGGAGCGTGCCTCACCTCCATCGCTGCCCATGCCTTCCAAGGCCTGACCGCTTTCCACCTCCTGGACGTGGCAGATAATGCCCTTCAGACGCTGGAGGAAACGGCCTTCCCTTCCCCAGACCAACTAGTCACCCTGCGGCTGTCGGGTAACCCCCTGGCATGTGACTGCCGCCTCCTCTGGCTGCTCCGGCTGCGCAGGCGCCTGGACTTCGGCGTGGCACCCCCTGCCTGTGCCAGCCCCCGGCACATGCAGGGCAAGAGCCTGAGGGAGTTCTCAGACATCCTGCCTCCAGGGCACTTCACTTGCCAACCAGCCCTGATCCGAAAGTCTGGGCCGCGATGGGTCATCGCAGAGGAGGGGGGGCAGGCTGTTTTCTCCTGCTCTGGAGACGGAGACCCAGCGCCCACGGTCTCTTGGAGGAGGCCTCAGGGCCCTTGGCTGGGAAGGGCTGGGCGAGTGAGGGTCCTGGAGGATGGGACGCTGGAGATCCGCTCGGTGCAGCTGCAGGACAGAGGGGCCTATGTCTGCGTGGTCAGCAATGTTGCCGGGAATGACTCCCTGAGGACCTGGCTCGAAGTACTCCAAGTTGAACCACCAAATggcactctctctgaccctaacaTCACCATGCCAGGGATCCCAAGGCCCTTCTTCCTGGATAGCAGAGGCGTAGCTATGGTGCTAGCAGTtggcttcctccccttcctcacctcGGTGACCCTCTGCTTTGGCCTCATTGCCCTCTGGAGCAAGGGCAAAGGCCGGGTCAAACATCACATGACCTTTGACTTTGTGGCACCTCGGCCCTCAGGGGATAAGAACTCCGGGGGTAACCGGGTCACCGCCAAGCTCTTCTGA